CAGGCTTTTCTCTCTCTACACTCATCAACATCTGCACAGTCAAAGATAAGTAGATAGGACAACATATTAATCAGGAGCATCGACGAACATGCAGATTTATCTGGCaggattttgttttcaacaaaGTCAAGGATAAAACCCAAAACTATTTTGACTTGGCAAGATTTGGATACTCAGAAAAGTGTTATGAACAATTCAGTAAAACCAGATCATCTTGGTGGCCCAAGcataaataagtttaaaatttaaacatttgcTTTATCCTACAATGGTGATTCATAAGCATTACCCCATTGCTTGGGGTAGCATAGAAGAAATAATTTGAATACACTGGATTTAGACAACTGCTGTTAGATTTGAACTGAGTGGAATGGTGCCTGAGAAATCATGCGTGAATCAACCTCTAACTTCAAAGCAGTGTGATGAGAGTCAACAGGCATAACCCAAGTGCCTGTTGAAGGATGAGACAATGACTCGGTCTTTTTGTATATGGCTGTACGTTCTCAAAACCTAACAATTATGCAATATTTCAACCAAACATGGCCTGTTGTTCTGTTTGCAACTTACACCTCAGGCACCATAACATTCTCTGAAGACTCAATTTGCATGCATAATCCTTAAATTTCCTTTCAGAATGAATTAGGCTCCCCATCCTGATAAAACTACAATACTAAGGATGACAATGGAGGAATTTCTTACCTACACAACTTTTCACACCATCACCTTTAAATCCTGGAGGACACTGGCATTTACCACCATCAACATCCTGTCCACAGTAAAATTAGAAACTGAAACTCAATATATTTACTGGAGAATAACAAGTTGAAAAACATGATGTTCACTAACCAAACAAGCAGAGAAGGTATGTCCGTCCCGGGATTCATGCCAACAGCCCCCATTGTTAATCTTGCACCTCCCAGATCCACTCACTGTAAAACAATACAATCACTTTAAAAGCATAGCACACTTTAAGATTGTTGAACAAGCATATCAAAcagatttaattagaaaataacacAAGTTGCCCCTTATGACGTGTGCAAACACATCTAATACTAACATCTGAGAGTCAAACATCAAACATGAACCTCAAAACGTATAGTTAATATTGAGCACATGCTTAACAGAGCAAGATCCATTAAACCTTGGGACAGAATACACCAAGTGTGATGCTAGTTAGCTTAGGCAGTAAATCCATTGGTGTTGGGTCCAGAACCTAGGCTAAAATCCTACTCACAAAGTTATTTGCGAGGGATGGCTAGAACAGCTATTTGAAACCATTCTCCCCCCACCCACCCCACTactcaaaaaaatgaaatcgaAGAAAAACAGTCACTATTATTTGATTCCAGTTGACTAGGATTGGAACTTTCCTGCCTAGTCTACCCAACTTTCACCCAAAAACCCTCAAACAACATAGGCTGTCTCTCAAGTATACATCAGATCCATGTATCATCAATGGAACTAGATTTTCATTTTGGAAATCTTGCAATTCTACTGACTATGAATATAGTCAGTACTGTGAGTATTTGTTTCTAATAATAGCCCATAATTGTacataaataacttttttcagaCATTTATTTATCATCATCAGCAGGACAACCAAGCTTTACTGAATGAACGAACAGCTATATTATAACATTTTACATGTTTATGCTGATTtataaaaggggaaaaaaaaacatagagctTACCTTCACAGTTCTTGTAACCATCTCCTTTGAACTGCACGCCATCAACAAGAGGACACTCACATACTCTCCCACGAAACGTGTCCTGCACAGATAAAAACGGTTGTCAAACAGAGCTAAATATATCAAAAGCCAGAGTGATGCCTTGCAGCAAGTTTTAATTCATACCCTGCAGGCTGTAATGTTGGCTATTTTATCTTGCCAGCAACCCCCGTTATTGTCCAAGCACTCATTTGTCTCCACATCTGTATCAAAGGAATTCCCCAATCAGGAACTATTGTTGAGAGTACGCAAATCACCCAAGGCAGCTGGCGCTAGATGTTAGTCTCAACAACAAGGGTATTGGACTCATGATCTAAAATGAAATATGGTTCTAGGTCTAGCATGCTTTCAGTGACTACTCACAATACCAAGCACTCAAATCCTCTTAGTCAGGGTCATTCATCAAATGATGGCCTCAATATCAAGAAAATCAGGACAAATAGCTTAAGAAAACCTACCACCACTCAAACAAACAGCAGGCTCTGTTGTTTCCTCAAAACCAGAGCATAGAGCCTTTAGAACAGCACCTTTCTCCAACTTTCCTGAAAgagccaagttttttttttttccaaaaataaataaatagccaaatGTAACGTTCATCCAGGAATACAAGCAGGCAATAACAGACCTCGATATTGACGATTGTTGACAACAAGGGTGGGCAAAATGGTTACATCACCCCTTGTTCCTTTTCCAACCTACATGAAGGTCTTTGTAAAGCAGTGATATATGGTTTAAATGGTATCAGAGATTAAGACAATTGCAAGCAGGCACAAGCATCCAAACTTATGGACTTAGggtgtgtttgggagtgtggttgcggttacttttcaaagtgtttttcactcagaaatgcatcaaaataatgttttttttttaaaaaaaaaaaaaaaatcatttttgatatcagcgcatcaaaacaattcaaaaacactaaaaaaatattaattttaaacaaaacaaattcaaaattttttgacGGTCCCTTAAAAGAATCATGCTAAactgaagaataaaaaataacacaacaaTTACCTGGGCATCTTGCTCTTCTTTCAAAACTGGGTTTTCAGAGTTAGCATTTGGGTCTCCCATACACTTATCAATCTTTTTACCATCGAGCCCTAATGATTGACAAATGAACAGCATAAGAAATTTAGCACACTAAAAACTCTTGGTTTTCCCATTTTCTAGTGTGATCAATAGTATCCTTAAAATATGAGGAAGTGGCTATGAAATATTTACCAAGAGATTTGATTACAGCATCAGCACATTCTTTGTTGtacttcttctccttcatgGGACATCTAATTTGAAAATCAGTCACGTAATCCCACCACACCCAAGGTTTTTTGGTCTCATTTGCCACTTTAAAAACACATAGTTGTCTTAAATTTTCAAGAACAACATGTTTCCCATCATAACCCGAGCTAAAGTCTTGTTCAGGATCAGGAGCACAATATCTTCCATGATTTATACACTGAGACTTGCACTGCCTGCTCAAGGTGAATGCTTGAGGGCAATACCAAGTAATGTAATGGGGTGTAAACTGAGTGTAACCACCTTTCTCAAGTATCTGTGCTGCACCCCTAAAGTCCTTCACGAATTCCATCAACATGTCACACTTAACCCCACATTCATCATTGCTGTTGGTCCATAGCTCATACTCCACACGATCATCTGGGTGCGGAACAGCTTCTCTCCAATCAAGATTCACATTTACCATATCCCCATTGCTAAGTGCCTTCTTTAACGTTTCACTAAAGCTTTTCTCGATAAGTGCAGAAGGTATTGTTATGTTCTCAATGTATTGTGCAGATGAAACATCCTCTGCAGGTGTGTCCATGGTTATTAATGGTTCCTCCATGTCATCTGCAACAAGAACTGCAGAAGCCCCAGCCTTCTGGGCATTCCAGACCTTCAAGGCAAAGAAGCAATCTGAAAAGCAATATAAAGAACTAATTATAGATTTAGTATTACAGCTATGTAGGTAGTCTTAGAGGAATGTAGTTTAACAGAAGAAAGTCCTGAATCCAACAAAACCGATATCTAGATGGATAATAATTCCTTAACAGCATATGCAACATACCAAACAATGTGATCCTGGTTAAGCATAAAGGAACCAAAGATCAAGGGGAGGGgaagtaaaagaaagaaaaatagctCAAATACTATGGGAAAATCAAGTTGCAACGTGTGCAGACTTTCATAAGCTTGTTCCAACAAAACAAGTAAAGAATTGGCATATTCAGGACAGTACAGTAGTTTCCAACGCAATGGAACCAGGAAACAATTGGTATGCTGTGCAAAATGCCTAAAAGGAGCTAAAATAACTTGGTGCACTGATGATTCATCTATCATACAAAGCAAACCAATCAAATAAGAATTTTCTAGAACAGCAGTATAGGTGCCTCTCACACTGTCtaaaaagaactaaaatttCAGCAAGTTAATCTGAAACAACAAATGGAAACCTCCTTAAACATCTATACTGACTGAAAGTAGCTAAAATAAGTAAATGATCCCAATTAAACAAGGGTGCCTTCTCAACAACCTAAACTTGAAAACCATTAATAAACCATAAGCAAAAAGAGAGTAGCTTCCCAACCGTACACctcaaaacatcataaaaacaatcaaattaggcacaaaaaaaaaaaaccttaagcaAAATTAAAATGTGCAACTTAATAAATTAACAGAAGGGCACCTCACAATCaaccaaacccaaaaaaaaccacaaatctTGCAAAAACTAACCTCAAATGCAAAAAGGGTACGTATCCAATCAAGCAAACCTGGACCAATCactcacacacaaaaaaaaaaaaaaaaaaaaacaactaattgaccaaaaatatcaaaagggTAAATACCTCCACGATCCACCAAGACAAAAGTGGGTAAAGCACCAGGCTTCGACTGAAACGAAATCCCAAACTCATCAAACTCTTTGCAAccctttttattatcttttggaTACACAACAGCACCTGCCATACTACCTCCATATTGGGGTATCCCAAAATTCCCAATTGCACTATCATAAGTACCCTTTATTTTATCTGGTGATGTAACCCTCAAACTgtttttttcaacaacaaatCTAGCTATAGATCTTGGTGCTATCAAAGAAATCagcaaaaaccctaaaaagagACTCAAAGACGATCTCTTTAGCACCATTTTCTATTAAAATGGGTAAGAAATGGGATTTTTTTGTGGGCTTTGCTTGTTTTGATCTATAAATGGTGCTGAATGAAGAAAGCTTGTTTCTTTGAAAGCATAATCAAAAGATCAAACAGTGcgtatttctttcttcttcttttttcttttttgagttttgtaagagataaaaaaacaagtctgGAAAGGAAGTATGGGTTTCTTTTAGTGTTGGTTTTGTTGTTGACAAAAGAGAGGAAGCATCATAGAAATACCAGTGATGCGTGCGAACGAGTTAAGACTCAGATTTATTTTCGATTTTTTGTGACTGTGAGACTCTCTGTGCATGCAtgtgtttaaattaattaatattttttaatgatgataTATTTATTCCAATAAAATTGTTCTCGTCTGTGTATGTGAAGACTGCCTTCTTTTTCACTCATTCATTCTTGGAGAgatgtgtgtatttttttaataaataaatgtattttttaaattagtttattttgatgtattaaaaatataaattaatttaaacaccAACTCCCATATTTCAAACCAGAATATTTGAGTAAACAATCAAGTaccttattatttaattttaaaaatctatatcACAAAATCCGAGTGTAAGTTTCTCGAACTAGTCAACACTTCATATGGTTTGACAGTCACTTTAGATTAGGTTCAAATAGCATTTGGAAATATAgttgtatttaaatttttaaaaaaatttaaatttttttattaaatttttttttttatgttttacattgttttgatatgttaatctaaaaaataatttttaaaaaataaaaaaaatcattttgatgtatttcagtataaaaagtattttaaaaatcaattgtaaTCATGCTTCCTAACAAGCGATTTAGAAAAGAGATTATGATCATAATCAcacataaaaagatattattttatacaggttcaagaaaaaaattgttggatAAAGAAATTTTCTCTTTTTGGACATGTAAAAAATGATTGGGTTATTTCTTGTGCTAAACATCAATTGGATCTTCCAAAAGCTTGTCTTTAAAAGTTTAGCACATAATTGAATCTAGAAAGTCATAAACCaagatttattgatatttttaaatatttaatactaaaaaatttatttttagcataAGCCTATAATAATTACaagtttaattattaaactcatatCCAATACCTGCATACTCAAGCTTAGGTGTTGGCAAACTCCTAGCACCTTGCGAGCTCACTGAGCCCAGCCTCGAGGGATATACCCAATTCCCTTAGGTCTTAGTCTCATTTTAAAGCTCAATCATATCTTCCCTCATTAATACATGCATATGAGATATTTCCCCTCATTAATACATgtgtaagaaatatttttccTCGTTGATGCATGTGCAAgggatttttatatttcattaatgTTATAGGGTAAAATAACTCTCCAACCTctctattaaagaaaaaaaaaaggttcatcgATTATAAATATCCCTGGAACTATGTAGGTAAGAGGTACAagattttacatttaaaaaccaTCCATATTCAACATAAGAACAATTTTATTCTTGGAATTTGATGCTTTCTAACATatttattactctttttttctataaaattactGATTTTACTACCTGAAAGTCCTCaaatccactaaaaaaaaactttttataggTATCAACTAACATTTATCAAGAGATATTTTCCTTTACTTTGAAGAAAAGAGTTATTTGAATGAACATTTGATTAACCCATAATCCAATCATCAAAAAACTTTATTCCCTAACATATCTtaaattttgaaacatcataagaaagaaaatgtaaaaaataattaataggcGATACCAATTTGTTCTTACAAGTTTATAGagagtgaaaataaaattattaaggtGTTTGGACGTGTAATAGTGGTtgcttttaaaagtgtttttcgctcgaaaaagtatcaaaataacatttttttttattttttatttttaacatcagcacattaaaacaatccaaaacactaaaaaattaatctgaagcaaaaaaattatattttaataatttttaaaaaaataggttgaatCTTACTTCCAAATGATGCTTAAATGTTTGAGTCGGCTTCTATGTTagtaactaaaataaattaccaaGTATTTTTGGGAGATatatgaagtttaaaaacaACGAAAATAGAACTATTGCCATATATATGTTTGTTGTGTTTAAAGAGATTTTAAACatgtttattagattttttttttcaaaatagaaagcacataattatttttaaaatataaaaaatgatcataaaatattagattaacCAAAGAAAGTCTTTATTTTCACAGTGgagaatttaaaaaacaacaattttagtgtttttttaattttcttgaaaggTGAATAATTAGAAacgagtgtttttttaaaaataattttaattttcaattagtaaacacattttttacttttataatttttttaacaaaaaatcaggaaaaaaatccACAAGTGATTCCAAACCAAAACTATTACTAATATACAATCAATAAGTCCTTCAAATGAAATCCTGACAATTTAGTCTCCAATCAATAAACATAGGCTATCATAAAAGCAGAGTAAGAGTATCATTGTCATTCTGCCtgttgatatattaatttcccaattacaatgttttttttatagcataCACCATGAAGCAGATAAGGATGTATTAaaccaataattaaattaattgtttcaaAATCAAAGGGGTCCATAGGTACTAGCACGCTTCCCATTTTatcacaataacaaataaaaagttatttagaatttgattacctaagaagatattttttcatcaaaaaataagaaaacatgtttattattatattgatagATCAAGATTTATCAGTGTTTTCCAGAacaaattttttgttgatttggaTGAAATTTAATAAGTCCAAAAACTTTCGAAGACCCAAAAAACCACAGGTCATAAAATATACATGGGCCTAATAGCCTATGGGCTTAGCCTAGAGGTGAGCCCAATGCCTATGGGGCTCCGGTGTCGTCCCCGAGCCTAGTGCCCATGGACCTAAGTAGCGTTTGGGCAAATTTTGGGCTCCAATCAGGCTCAACCACGCAACCTGAGCCCTACCCTCAAGGCCTAATTTTTTAGGACCCCACACGAGTCTGTCGATATTTTTAACGACCCCATATATTTTGAATCCTACTCTCCCTATACTTCTAAGTGTAGAAACAAATCTCTCAAGCTTACAAAACTCTTTATCTCTCTAATACATTTAAATGGAATATAGTTCATagctaacaaaattaatttttaatgatggAATGACTCTTTAGCCCCTCAACTCTACAAAAAGATAAGACTCATAAGCTATAAATACCTTATAAATTATCTAAATAAAGGGTTTACAATCTCTCTATTCTTTGCATAACATATTCTTGCATAAtctctttctttaaaatatcattacacCTTCTCTCTATAAAGATACTTAAGCATCTAAGagtttttaaatctataaaagaGAACCTTTTGCAGGCACTTGGCTTCTCACTTTAAGCTACAATTAACCATGGCTTTCCATATCAAGTTACCATCTACCTTAACTTCTAACATCAAGTTACCACCCACCTTAACCAAGGAGAATGAATCATATTACAAAAACTAAGTGATTAAGCTATTATCAAACCACATAAGTCTTATTCCTAAGCACATTGGATTTTAAAACGTTATTAATTATAGTCATTTATGGGAAACTGAAAATAAAGCCATCAATTTCTttctaaaacttgtttttttatatttcaaggtCATTCCATGGTAGATAACCAAGACAACCTAGGCCAGGACGCATGACGAATCTACTTGTTACCTCGAGCACTACTACCCAGCCAGACTTTCAATAACTCATTAATCAAGTATAACTCCTCACTAAGGTTGTGATGGTAATTTTTAGGAAAAATCAGGTCCTGCTACCCTCACCAACACACAACGCTTAAATGCCACCACCACTTACCGCTCCCAGCACCTATAGAAAATTACATTACTTTGATGAGCTTACAAAGAATGATACTTAGTAGAATGTTTTACCTTGGCATTCACTAAGTCCCTCAATGGGTCATTCACGTTGTTGCAATACTCATGTATAGATTCGGTACTCTAAATGTGCTCCTTTTAGATACCACAAGATGGACATCAATTACTAATCCCATTGTTCCACACCAAACTCCCCAATCTTTTTAAAGCTTAACAAACAAATGACTGAGAGATGATATACATTTGAGCATAACTAAGAGTATGTCTATAACCTCTATTAGGTGAAGGGTTCTTCTTTATCCAAACGAGTATTGAACACTCGATTCTCTAGGGACATATTTCCATAAAAATAAGATTGGACAACTATGATGGTCTTACCAACCCAAAGGATCATGTGTAAAATATGCAAAATAGCTTAGAGTTGGTTATCCAGGATAGTGACTCGATATGCAAAATCTTCCTTGTAAAATTCTGATGGTCTGCGCGCACctgatataataatttaaagtcaGGCTCTATTGAAGGGTTCGATGATCTCTATACCAAACTAGTGGCATATTTTAGCACCAGTATACTTGTTAAGAAAATCTCCATAAAGCCATTTGGGGTTACCCAGTCATAGGGTGAATCAACACAAGCATACTTAAATATGCTCAAGATGAAAGAGTTGTTTGATACAGTGGCCTTAAAGGCCTTAATAAGAGGGGTAAATAAGTGTGCTATATGGGGAAAGCTTTATACCCTACCAGATAGAAACTTGCTTAAGGTGAAGTAAGTCATGGAAAATCATATACGAGTGGAAGAGGCAAGAGTGTTATGACATATgccttaatgtttttatatggaTAATCAACATGAAAAACCTCCTGCGTAGAGTCATTCTCCTAATAGGAATGACAGCTCAAGGAAGAACCAGGAGGAACCAGCTTATGGATATTTGGTATATCCTAAAAACTTATACATCATTGAATCAAACTATGATAACTCATTCAAAGTTATCAAGATACATCAAGATATGGTAGTTAAAGAAAACACCTAACACCTCTAAGATATGGTTTGAAGAGTCTTCCTTATATTTGACACTCAAATAACATCAAGATGCATTATCCTCAATAAGAATGTaagtttatttcttaaataaaaatattgtatctTTTATATACATTTTCTATTTACAGCTCTCTAGTGTAGTGTTGGTTTAATATAACTCTCTAGTATAACTCTTGGGCCTTACACAATCTTTAAAGATTGATCTTGGATCTCTTGCTTTCTAGTCCAGTCTTGAATGACATGACTCTCTAGTGGGGCTCCCAAGCCCTACACAATCTCTAGAAATTGATCTTGGATATCTTGTTCTCTAGTGTAATTTCAAACTAACATGACTCTCCAATAGAGGTCTTAGGCCTCACGCAATCTCCAGGGATTGATCTCAGATCTCCCTTTTTAATACATCATCAGACTAGCATAACTCTCTAATGAGGCTCTCAAACCTCATAATATCTTCAAGTATGATATcggatctttctctttttagtgAGTGGCTCACAAACCCCACACCATTATCGAGGAGGTCACAAACTTCCTACTCTTTAGTGAGATTTTTCTTTAGTGGTGGGATTTTGAGCCCCATATCATCATTTGAAAAGCCACATACCTTCTACTCTCCAGTGTGGTCTCTCTATAATGCAGGGCTTCCAAGCCCCAAACCATCACCCAAAAAACCACAAACCCTCTACTCTCCAATATAATCTCGAATTAGCACAACTTTCTAAAGGGTTTCTAGGCCTCACGTTATCATCATAAATAACCCTTCATGGAATATATTCCCTTCAGCTTCTTTGAAAACTTTCTAAGTATGAGTTTCTTCATGAGTTCCTCTTAGCCTTTTAGAAATGTTTTCTTAGTATGGGCTCCCCTCAACTTCTTATATAAGATATTCTAAGTATGAGTTATAGGTTCCCCTCAACcttctagaaaattattttaattatgggTTCCTTtttgcttcataatttattttttctaaatatgaaTTCTCTCCAGGTATctcatatgaaataaacacttttttttttaatcatgatgCACAACGCTACATATAGGTTCTTTAGT
This genomic interval from Populus alba chromosome 1, ASM523922v2, whole genome shotgun sequence contains the following:
- the LOC118055493 gene encoding vacuolar-sorting receptor 3, whose translation is MVLKRSSLSLFLGFLLISLIAPRSIARFVVEKNSLRVTSPDKIKGTYDSAIGNFGIPQYGGSMAGAVVYPKDNKKGCKEFDEFGISFQSKPGALPTFVLVDRGDCFFALKVWNAQKAGASAVLVADDMEEPLITMDTPAEDVSSAQYIENITIPSALIEKSFSETLKKALSNGDMVNVNLDWREAVPHPDDRVEYELWTNSNDECGVKCDMLMEFVKDFRGAAQILEKGGYTQFTPHYITWYCPQAFTLSRQCKSQCINHGRYCAPDPEQDFSSGYDGKHVVLENLRQLCVFKVANETKKPWVWWDYVTDFQIRCPMKEKKYNKECADAVIKSLGLDGKKIDKCMGDPNANSENPVLKEEQDAQVGKGTRGDVTILPTLVVNNRQYRGKLEKGAVLKALCSGFEETTEPAVCLSGDVETNECLDNNGGCWQDKIANITACRDTFRGRVCECPLVDGVQFKGDGYKNCEVSGSGRCKINNGGCWHESRDGHTFSACLDVDGGKCQCPPGFKGDGVKSCVDVDECRERKACQCPACSCKDTWGSYECSCSGDLLYIRDHDTCISKSGTEVKSAWTVVWVIFIGLAMAAGGGYLVYKHKLRSYMDSEIRAIMAQYMPLDSQAEVPNHVHEERA